The following coding sequences lie in one Peribacillus frigoritolerans genomic window:
- a CDS encoding UDP-N-acetylmuramoyl-L-alanyl-D-glutamate--2,6-diaminopimelate ligase → MKLHKLLSYLHSLFPYEGENPEITSIENDNRKVIDGSLFVCIKGYTVDGHDFARLAVEHGAAAVIAERPLDLDVPVIVVRDSSRAMAVLADAFYGHPTQKMRLIGITGTNGKTTTSHLLEKIFEDRQEKTGLIGTMYTKIADTVYETKNTTPDSVTLQKAFHEMAEASVTTAIMEVSSHALELGRVHGCDYDIAVFTNLTQDHLDFHKTMDRYRQAKSLFFSQLGNAYIENRPKYAVLNADDEATAEFIKATAATVVTYGIDKDADIRATDIKIDANGTSFTLTAGKEERYIQLKLIGKFSVYNVLSAISAALCAGNDLDETIKSIEEIKGVAGRFELITANQDFPVIVDYAHTPDSLENVLKTVGEFARKKIFVIVGCGGDRDKTKRPIMAEIACSLATDPIFTSDNPRSEDAAQILRDMEAGVAGKEYTVIEDRRQAIAYAVSKAEEGDVILIAGKGHETYQLVGDEVLHFDDREEAEKAIQSRLGSV, encoded by the coding sequence ATGAAGCTTCACAAATTACTATCTTATTTACACTCCTTATTTCCGTATGAAGGAGAGAATCCTGAAATCACCTCCATTGAAAATGATAACCGTAAAGTCATAGACGGAAGTTTATTTGTTTGTATAAAAGGTTATACAGTCGATGGTCATGATTTTGCCCGACTTGCTGTAGAACATGGAGCTGCAGCAGTCATTGCCGAAAGGCCGCTTGACCTCGATGTTCCCGTGATCGTAGTCAGGGATTCGAGCAGGGCGATGGCGGTGCTTGCCGATGCATTTTATGGCCATCCGACTCAAAAGATGCGCTTGATCGGAATTACAGGTACGAATGGAAAGACGACGACAAGTCACTTATTGGAAAAGATTTTCGAGGATCGACAAGAAAAAACCGGCTTGATTGGCACGATGTATACAAAAATTGCCGATACGGTATATGAAACCAAGAATACGACGCCAGATAGCGTTACGCTGCAGAAGGCTTTTCATGAAATGGCCGAAGCATCTGTTACCACGGCCATTATGGAAGTTTCATCTCATGCACTTGAGCTGGGACGTGTCCATGGCTGTGATTATGATATTGCCGTCTTTACGAATCTTACCCAGGATCATTTGGATTTTCATAAAACCATGGACAGATACAGGCAAGCAAAATCCTTGTTTTTCTCACAGCTCGGCAATGCTTACATAGAAAATCGTCCTAAATATGCTGTGCTTAATGCTGATGATGAAGCAACAGCCGAGTTCATTAAAGCGACTGCTGCGACAGTGGTTACATACGGCATAGACAAAGATGCGGATATCAGGGCCACGGATATAAAAATTGATGCAAATGGCACCTCTTTCACCTTGACAGCAGGTAAAGAAGAGCGTTACATTCAGCTGAAGCTGATTGGTAAATTCAGTGTTTATAATGTACTCTCTGCCATCTCTGCCGCTCTGTGCGCCGGTAACGATCTGGATGAGACAATTAAATCCATCGAGGAAATAAAAGGTGTTGCAGGCCGTTTTGAGCTCATTACAGCGAATCAGGACTTCCCGGTCATTGTTGATTATGCCCATACTCCGGACAGCTTAGAAAATGTTCTCAAGACTGTTGGTGAGTTTGCTAGAAAGAAAATCTTTGTGATAGTGGGCTGCGGCGGGGACCGAGACAAGACAAAGCGTCCCATCATGGCTGAAATTGCTTGCAGCTTGGCGACTGACCCGATCTTCACTTCGGATAATCCGCGCAGTGAAGATGCTGCCCAGATCCTCCGGGATATGGAAGCTGGTGTAGCAGGCAAAGAATATACGGTTATCGAAGACCGCAGGCAGGCGATAGCTTACGCTGTTTCCAAGGCGGAAGAGGGCGACGTTATATTAATAGCTGGAAAAGGTCATGAAACCTATCAATTGGTCGGTGACGAAGTGCTTCACTTCGATGACCGTGAAGAAGCGGAAAAGGCGATTCAAAGTCGTTTGGGTTCAGTTTGA
- the mraY gene encoding phospho-N-acetylmuramoyl-pentapeptide-transferase: MLEQVIFYTILVAFLVTVLLSPIFIPFLRRLKFGQSIREEGPQSHLKKTGTPTMGGLVILLSVTIATLIMTLKFSAPSTETYLLLFVTLGFGLLGFLDDFIKVVMKRNLGLTSKQKLLGQIVISVIFYFVFKQTDRFNPELTIPGTDFAFDFGWFYLFIVIFWLVGFSNAVNLTDGLDGLVSGTSAIAFGAFAILAWSQSQYDVAIFSVAVVGAVLGFLVFNAHPAKVFMGDTGSLALGGAIATIALLTKLEILLVIIGGVFVIETLSVILQVGSFKTTGKRIFKMSPLHHHYELSGWSEWRVVVTFWTVGLLCAVLGIYLEVWI, from the coding sequence ATGTTGGAACAAGTGATTTTTTATACGATTTTGGTGGCGTTTTTAGTAACCGTTCTTCTTTCGCCGATTTTCATCCCGTTTTTAAGAAGATTGAAATTCGGGCAAAGTATCAGGGAAGAAGGCCCACAATCGCATCTGAAGAAAACGGGAACACCCACCATGGGCGGTTTGGTCATATTATTATCTGTTACCATCGCTACACTGATCATGACTTTGAAATTCTCGGCACCTTCAACCGAAACGTATTTATTACTATTCGTTACTTTAGGTTTTGGTTTATTAGGTTTCCTGGATGATTTCATCAAAGTGGTCATGAAGCGAAACCTGGGACTGACCTCCAAGCAAAAACTGCTTGGACAAATTGTGATTTCGGTCATCTTTTACTTCGTCTTTAAGCAGACTGACCGTTTTAATCCTGAATTGACGATTCCGGGCACTGACTTTGCTTTTGATTTTGGCTGGTTTTATCTGTTTATCGTTATTTTCTGGCTTGTAGGTTTTTCGAATGCCGTCAATTTGACGGATGGGCTTGATGGACTTGTCTCAGGAACATCAGCCATTGCCTTTGGTGCTTTTGCCATTTTGGCCTGGAGTCAGTCGCAATATGATGTCGCTATTTTTTCGGTGGCGGTTGTCGGTGCAGTACTCGGATTTTTGGTATTCAATGCACATCCAGCAAAGGTTTTCATGGGGGATACGGGTTCCTTGGCCCTTGGAGGAGCAATCGCAACCATCGCTTTGTTAACGAAGCTTGAAATCCTCCTGGTAATCATTGGCGGAGTCTTCGTCATAGAGACGCTCTCGGTCATCCTGCAGGTAGGATCTTTTAAAACGACTGGTAAACGTATTTTTAAAATGAGTCCGCTTCACCACCATTATGAGCTTTCCGGCTGGTCGGAATGGCGCGTCGTCGTGACTTTCTGGACAGTGGGGCTGCTGTGTGCGGTACTCGGAATCTATTTAGAGGTGTGGATATAA
- the murD gene encoding UDP-N-acetylmuramoyl-L-alanine--D-glutamate ligase, with protein sequence MKETAKYSEKKILVLGLAKSGVMAASLLHKLGAFVTVNDMKPLSENPEAQGLLEQGIKVICGSHPIELLDEGFELIVKNPGIPYRNPIIKGALEKGIPVITEVELAYQISEAPFIGITGTNGKTTTTTLIYEMLKIGEKSPLIAGNIGTVASGVAQKAKPDDSIVIELSSFQLMGIDEFRPEISIVTNLYDAHLDYHSSKQEYVEAKAAITKNQIASDFMIYNADQDLVLSMAKKTKAELVPFSAEVKHENGAYVENGAACFRGEKIIEVSEIALPGKHNLENVLAAISAAKLKGVANEAIQTVLKTFYGVEHRLQFVAAIDNRKFYNDSKATNILAASKALTSFTEPVILLAGGLDRGNEFDELKPAMKNVKAVITFGETAEKIERVAKEIGIANIKRVDNVEKAVPAAFELSNEGDCILLSPACASWDQYKTFEQRGDMFMEAVHKLK encoded by the coding sequence TTGAAAGAGACTGCAAAATATTCAGAGAAAAAGATATTAGTATTGGGTTTGGCAAAAAGCGGAGTGATGGCAGCTTCGCTTCTACATAAATTAGGTGCATTCGTAACCGTTAATGACATGAAGCCATTATCGGAAAATCCTGAGGCTCAAGGACTTCTTGAACAGGGAATCAAAGTCATCTGCGGCAGTCATCCGATCGAGCTCCTTGATGAAGGTTTCGAGCTGATCGTGAAAAACCCGGGAATCCCCTATCGGAATCCTATTATAAAAGGCGCATTGGAAAAAGGGATTCCAGTTATAACGGAAGTGGAACTAGCCTATCAGATAAGTGAGGCACCTTTCATAGGAATCACTGGTACAAATGGGAAAACGACCACGACAACATTGATATACGAAATGTTGAAGATCGGTGAAAAATCCCCGCTGATTGCCGGTAATATCGGTACAGTGGCTTCTGGTGTTGCCCAAAAAGCAAAACCCGATGACTCGATCGTCATTGAATTGTCGTCGTTTCAGTTAATGGGAATAGACGAATTTCGTCCAGAAATCTCAATCGTGACAAATTTGTATGATGCACATTTGGATTATCACAGTTCCAAACAGGAATATGTCGAAGCAAAAGCTGCCATTACGAAAAATCAAATAGCCTCAGATTTCATGATTTATAATGCAGATCAAGATCTTGTTTTATCCATGGCGAAAAAGACCAAGGCTGAACTTGTTCCTTTTTCAGCTGAAGTGAAACATGAAAATGGAGCCTATGTGGAAAATGGAGCCGCCTGTTTCCGAGGGGAAAAAATCATTGAAGTTTCAGAGATAGCCCTTCCTGGTAAGCATAATTTGGAAAATGTGCTCGCGGCCATCTCGGCGGCAAAACTGAAGGGTGTAGCTAACGAAGCCATTCAGACTGTACTGAAAACATTTTATGGTGTGGAGCACCGTCTGCAGTTTGTCGCAGCGATCGATAACCGTAAATTTTATAATGATTCGAAAGCGACGAACATTCTTGCAGCATCCAAAGCATTAACATCCTTTACGGAACCTGTCATCTTATTGGCAGGCGGTTTGGATCGCGGAAATGAATTCGATGAGTTGAAACCGGCGATGAAAAATGTCAAAGCCGTGATAACTTTTGGTGAAACGGCAGAAAAAATTGAACGGGTAGCCAAAGAAATAGGAATAGCGAATATAAAACGTGTCGATAATGTAGAAAAGGCCGTGCCGGCTGCATTTGAATTATCAAATGAAGGCGACTGCATTCTTCTCTCCCCGGCTTGTGCAAGCTGGGATCAATATAAAACTTTTGAGCAAAGAGGAGACATGTTTATGGAGGCCGTGCATAAACTTAAGTAA
- the spoVE gene encoding stage V sporulation protein E: protein MSVPLKKSNPDLILIIVTLSLLTVGLIMVYSASAIWATYKFDDSFYFAKRQLLFACVGVIAMFFIMNVDYWTWRTWAKILIIICFIMLLAVLVPGIGMARNGSRSWIGVGAFSIQPSEFMKLAMIAFLAKFLSERQKLITSFKKGMLPSLGLVFLAFGLIMLQPDLGTGTVMVGTCIVMIFISGAKISHFVGLGLIGVAGFIGLILSAPYRIKRITSFLDPWEDPLGSGFQMIQSFYAIGPGGLFGLGLGQSRQKFFYLPEPQTDFIFAILSEELGFIGGSLVILLFALMLWRGIRIALGAPDLYGSLVAVGIIAMVAIQVMINIGVVTGLMPVTGITLPLLSYGGSSLTLMLMAIGVLLNISRYSRF, encoded by the coding sequence ATGTCCGTGCCATTAAAAAAATCGAATCCTGATCTCATTCTCATTATCGTCACCTTAAGTCTTTTGACTGTTGGATTAATCATGGTTTACAGCGCGAGTGCCATATGGGCAACATATAAATTTGATGATTCGTTTTATTTTGCTAAAAGACAGTTGCTGTTTGCCTGCGTTGGTGTCATAGCCATGTTTTTCATCATGAATGTGGATTACTGGACGTGGCGGACATGGGCCAAGATCCTTATCATCATTTGTTTCATTATGTTACTGGCTGTGCTTGTACCGGGTATAGGGATGGCGAGAAATGGTTCGAGGAGCTGGATTGGGGTAGGTGCCTTTTCGATCCAACCCTCTGAGTTCATGAAGCTGGCAATGATCGCTTTTTTAGCTAAGTTTTTATCGGAACGGCAAAAGCTGATCACCTCCTTTAAAAAAGGGATGCTTCCATCCTTGGGTTTAGTGTTTTTGGCATTTGGATTGATCATGTTACAGCCGGACCTAGGAACGGGAACGGTAATGGTTGGAACGTGCATCGTCATGATTTTTATTTCCGGGGCAAAGATCAGTCACTTTGTCGGCTTGGGGCTAATCGGGGTAGCAGGTTTTATCGGTCTGATTTTGTCAGCGCCCTACCGGATAAAAAGGATCACGTCTTTTCTGGATCCTTGGGAAGACCCTTTAGGCAGCGGATTTCAAATGATTCAATCGTTTTATGCAATCGGGCCCGGTGGATTGTTCGGCCTGGGACTCGGGCAAAGCCGCCAAAAGTTTTTCTATTTACCAGAACCGCAGACTGATTTCATTTTTGCCATCCTCTCAGAGGAACTTGGCTTCATCGGGGGCTCTCTCGTCATTTTATTATTTGCGCTCATGCTTTGGCGGGGAATTCGGATCGCACTTGGTGCCCCTGATTTATATGGGAGCCTTGTAGCGGTGGGAATCATTGCGATGGTCGCCATTCAAGTGATGATCAATATAGGGGTGGTAACGGGACTGATGCCAGTTACGGGGATCACCTTGCCCCTCTTAAGTTATGGCGGTTCATCACTGACGCTCATGTTGATGGCGATTGGGGTGCTCCTGAATATTAGCCGGTATTCAAGGTTCTGA
- the murB gene encoding UDP-N-acetylmuramate dehydrogenase, producing MDNVIKQLTEMKIGKVLEQEPLANHTTMKIGGPADLFIVPSSIENIEKTMQVIKDHGMPWRVIGRGSNLLVSDGGIEGAVLKLGKGLDHLEINGTEIKAGAGVSLVSLSVQISKKGYAGLEFASGIPGSVGGAVYMNAGAHGSDMSEILKEAHVLFEDGTLAWLSKEEMEFSYRTSLLQKKRPGIVLEAIFQLTEGDKTEIVERMQNNKNYRKDTQPYNLPCAGSIFRNPLPHHAGKLVENAGLKGHSIGGAQISPMHGNFIVNTGNGSAADVQALIQHVKDTVYDKFEIEMETEVEIIGRK from the coding sequence ATGGATAATGTGATAAAGCAATTAACTGAAATGAAAATCGGCAAAGTTCTTGAACAGGAACCGCTTGCGAATCATACAACTATGAAAATTGGGGGGCCGGCAGATTTATTCATCGTGCCGTCATCCATTGAAAATATAGAAAAAACGATGCAGGTCATTAAAGATCATGGGATGCCATGGAGGGTGATCGGCAGGGGCTCGAACCTACTTGTCAGTGATGGCGGAATTGAAGGTGCCGTTCTTAAATTGGGTAAAGGACTTGATCATCTCGAGATAAATGGGACGGAGATAAAAGCAGGAGCTGGGGTTTCACTTGTCAGCCTGTCCGTGCAAATCAGTAAAAAAGGGTATGCAGGATTGGAATTTGCCAGTGGGATTCCTGGTTCCGTCGGCGGAGCTGTCTATATGAACGCTGGTGCACACGGTTCCGATATGAGTGAAATTCTCAAGGAGGCACATGTTCTTTTCGAAGATGGAACTTTAGCTTGGCTTTCGAAGGAAGAAATGGAGTTTTCTTATCGAACTTCTCTGCTTCAGAAGAAAAGACCGGGTATCGTGCTGGAAGCAATTTTTCAATTGACAGAGGGCGATAAAACCGAAATCGTAGAAAGAATGCAGAATAACAAGAATTACCGTAAAGATACCCAGCCGTATAATCTTCCATGTGCCGGGAGCATATTTAGGAATCCACTTCCACATCATGCTGGTAAATTGGTCGAGAATGCAGGCCTGAAGGGACATTCTATTGGCGGAGCCCAAATTTCACCGATGCACGGGAACTTTATCGTTAACACAGGTAATGGAAGTGCAGCGGATGTTCAAGCCTTGATACAGCATGTGAAGGATACTGTGTATGATAAATTTGAAATTGAAATGGAAACAGAAGTGGAAATTATCGGCAGAAAATAG
- a CDS encoding cell division protein FtsQ/DivIB has translation MEKGKIVSIEDRIPKLKQLRKSKANRRLVLLLSLFFILVACVLYFLSPLSYVKSVQVEGNRYITSKQIIKLSKVKKDRSIWKVDTGAAAANVKKNQEIKSVKVTPVFPNSIKITVSEHNRMAYLSNNGKFAPILENGSVLEELATGEIPVFAPVLIGFKEGKALKLLLEELDKLPVEIQNAISEIHYAPTKTDDYHIVMFMNDGFEVSATSRTLYEKMIHYPSIVSQLDPEVKGVIDLEVGSYFKAYEDDEQKEETNEEN, from the coding sequence ATGGAAAAGGGGAAAATCGTTTCCATTGAGGACCGCATCCCGAAATTAAAACAATTAAGAAAAAGCAAAGCAAACAGGCGGCTTGTTCTTTTGCTTTCCCTTTTCTTCATTCTGGTTGCTTGTGTGCTATATTTCTTATCCCCGTTGAGCTATGTGAAATCCGTGCAGGTAGAGGGGAATCGTTATATTACTTCCAAACAGATCATTAAATTGAGTAAAGTGAAGAAGGATCGAAGCATCTGGAAGGTTGATACAGGGGCAGCAGCAGCCAATGTCAAAAAAAATCAAGAAATAAAAAGCGTTAAGGTGACTCCGGTATTTCCTAATTCCATTAAAATTACGGTTTCGGAACACAATAGGATGGCATATCTTTCCAATAATGGGAAGTTTGCACCCATTTTGGAAAACGGGTCCGTTTTAGAGGAGTTAGCAACAGGCGAAATTCCAGTATTTGCCCCTGTTTTAATTGGTTTCAAAGAGGGTAAAGCATTAAAGTTGCTTTTAGAAGAGCTGGACAAGCTTCCTGTCGAGATCCAGAATGCCATTTCGGAAATTCATTACGCTCCAACCAAAACCGATGACTACCATATCGTCATGTTTATGAACGATGGGTTTGAAGTAAGTGCGACGAGCCGTACTTTATACGAGAAAATGATTCACTACCCATCGATAGTCAGCCAGCTGGATCCAGAGGTAAAGGGAGTCATCGATCTGGAAGTGGGTTCTTATTTTAAAGCATATGAAGACGATGAACAAAAGGAAGAAACCAATGAGGAAAATTAA
- a CDS encoding DUF881 domain-containing protein produces MRKINGKRVVLPLVCVVLGFMIAFSYNLTKEGEGAGKDKAWDQEYELRQQLIEQEKQNRELQKELLQKQENVSQIEKDLAQEKQLFFNLARDTEKYRMFLGKVKVKGSGLQVTLEDGTDMESEANVNNYLVHEQHVFKVVNELYISGAEAVAINGQRLNHDSYIICNGPVITIDGHQHPAPFIISAIGDPDVLAASLDLPGGIKEQLVNENIIFTVEKQKNIIFDPIIGG; encoded by the coding sequence ATGAGGAAAATTAATGGCAAACGGGTGGTTTTACCCCTGGTTTGCGTGGTTCTCGGATTCATGATTGCCTTCTCTTACAATCTGACCAAAGAAGGTGAAGGTGCAGGGAAGGACAAAGCCTGGGATCAGGAATATGAACTCAGGCAGCAGCTGATCGAACAAGAGAAACAGAACCGGGAACTTCAGAAGGAACTCCTTCAGAAGCAGGAAAATGTGTCCCAAATAGAAAAGGACCTAGCGCAGGAAAAACAGCTTTTTTTCAATTTGGCAAGAGATACGGAAAAATACCGGATGTTTCTCGGAAAAGTGAAGGTGAAAGGCTCAGGCCTTCAGGTGACGCTTGAAGATGGTACAGATATGGAGTCGGAAGCCAATGTTAATAACTACCTCGTTCATGAACAGCATGTCTTCAAGGTCGTCAATGAACTATACATATCAGGTGCAGAGGCTGTTGCGATTAACGGTCAAAGGTTAAATCATGATTCATACATAATCTGTAATGGGCCTGTGATTACAATCGATGGCCATCAGCATCCTGCTCCCTTCATCATTTCTGCGATTGGGGACCCGGATGTCCTGGCTGCTTCACTAGACCTGCCCGGTGGCATCAAGGAACAGCTGGTTAATGAGAATATTATCTTTACAGTGGAAAAGCAAAAGAATATCATTTTTGATCCAATTATTGGAGGGTGA
- a CDS encoding DUF881 domain-containing protein, which yields MNKKLSFSLVTLIAGFMLAIQFNLVNQPVVSDTRDMWELKNDLLKEQQTQAELIEGISKLEGKIASYETKKNESKEEVLRDTLTELKTDAGLTEIKGNGVIVSIQPIKADILLGEKVEYISPVLIIRLINEMYRYGADEISISGQRYISTSVIRDINGQPKMDGYPLVHYPVELQAITVNPKKLKQRIEGSELMDDFFIDNFEVQIKVPSGELTLPAYQNAIDVKHMEPIMDGGGS from the coding sequence ATGAATAAAAAGCTTTCTTTTAGTTTGGTTACGTTGATTGCTGGCTTCATGCTCGCAATTCAATTCAATTTGGTGAATCAGCCTGTCGTATCCGATACAAGGGATATGTGGGAGCTGAAAAATGATTTATTGAAAGAACAGCAGACCCAGGCGGAGTTAATAGAGGGTATCAGTAAGCTTGAGGGAAAAATAGCATCCTATGAAACAAAGAAAAATGAGAGTAAAGAAGAAGTATTGCGTGACACCCTGACCGAATTAAAGACTGACGCAGGTTTGACCGAAATAAAAGGTAATGGGGTCATCGTTTCCATACAGCCTATCAAAGCGGATATCCTTCTTGGTGAGAAGGTCGAATATATTTCACCTGTTTTGATCATTCGGCTCATTAATGAAATGTATAGGTATGGCGCTGACGAAATTTCCATTTCAGGACAAAGGTATATATCAACATCGGTTATTCGTGATATTAATGGGCAGCCGAAAATGGACGGATATCCTCTTGTTCATTACCCGGTCGAACTGCAGGCAATAACCGTTAATCCAAAGAAACTGAAGCAGCGCATAGAAGGTTCCGAACTTATGGATGATTTCTTTATAGATAATTTTGAAGTGCAGATTAAGGTGCCTTCCGGTGAGTTGACATTGCCGGCCTACCAAAATGCTATTGATGTAAAACACATGGAACCCATTATGGATGGGGGGGGATCGTAA
- a CDS encoding small basic family protein — MWLPVFGLLIGITLGFLVDFDIPHEYSNYLSIAVLAAFDTLFGGIRAHLQNLYDEVVFVTGFFFNIVLAAGLAFLGVHLGVDLYLAAIFVFGVRLFQNIALIRRILIEKWSISRKKQKKNR; from the coding sequence ATGTGGCTTCCGGTTTTCGGACTATTGATTGGAATCACGCTTGGTTTTTTGGTGGACTTTGATATTCCCCATGAATATTCAAATTATCTCTCCATTGCCGTGCTTGCTGCTTTTGATACCTTATTTGGGGGCATACGGGCTCATCTGCAAAACCTTTATGATGAAGTAGTATTTGTAACAGGATTCTTCTTTAATATTGTTTTAGCCGCAGGTTTGGCTTTTCTAGGTGTACATCTTGGTGTAGACTTATATTTAGCCGCAATCTTTGTGTTCGGCGTAAGGCTGTTTCAAAATATTGCCCTGATTAGAAGGATCCTAATTGAAAAATGGTCCATTTCCCGGAAAAAGCAGAAAAAAAATCGATAA